A window of the Sphingomonas piscis genome harbors these coding sequences:
- a CDS encoding glycosyltransferase: protein MATGKSVIRFIHEGKAAYPDVKAFMEYFGGTYEVLECSPSEAAAAPDLDRTVCWYMMGFYPKKLPCALTIHDYRSLSVGRGRKLKDKVKKLLNADPDLRFFQNDAIRTALGFKEDSRTYYLPMGVPSQFIDQRGLRAEPGTDFIYIGSMLGERKCELMLDSFLKRFGVAKTFDLYGPPNPELEARYAGKDNIRFNGLIPQERLPAILKAARVGVCYFPMHYPHVLQTPTKLLEYGALGMRILANDHPQSRITSQQYDIHCQWGDTTDMFAGVPDNLDWPDNATTDAAPMAWPAVIRDSGVEEAIRQALQQR, encoded by the coding sequence GTGGCGACTGGCAAATCCGTGATCCGGTTCATCCATGAGGGCAAGGCAGCCTATCCTGACGTTAAAGCCTTCATGGAATATTTCGGCGGCACTTACGAGGTGCTGGAATGCTCACCCAGCGAAGCCGCCGCGGCGCCGGATCTCGACCGTACCGTCTGCTGGTACATGATGGGCTTCTACCCCAAAAAGCTTCCCTGCGCGCTGACCATCCACGATTACCGGTCACTGTCGGTCGGACGCGGACGAAAGCTGAAGGACAAGGTCAAGAAGCTGCTGAACGCCGATCCCGATCTGCGCTTCTTTCAAAATGACGCAATCCGGACTGCGCTGGGCTTCAAGGAGGACTCGCGCACCTACTATTTGCCGATGGGCGTGCCGTCGCAGTTCATCGACCAGCGCGGCCTTCGGGCAGAGCCAGGTACCGACTTCATCTACATCGGCAGCATGCTCGGCGAGCGCAAATGCGAGCTGATGCTGGACAGCTTCCTGAAGCGGTTCGGAGTCGCCAAGACCTTCGACCTTTATGGACCGCCCAATCCAGAGCTGGAGGCGCGCTACGCCGGCAAGGACAACATCAGGTTTAACGGCTTGATCCCGCAGGAACGGCTACCGGCCATCCTCAAGGCTGCTCGCGTCGGTGTCTGCTATTTCCCGATGCACTATCCGCATGTGCTCCAGACCCCGACCAAGCTGCTGGAATACGGCGCTCTGGGCATGCGAATTCTAGCCAACGATCACCCGCAGAGCCGCATCACATCGCAGCAATATGACATCCACTGCCAATGGGGTGACACGACGGACATGTTCGCGGGCGTGCCGGACAATCTCGACTGGCCCGACAATGCGACGACCGATGCCGCGCCGATGGCCTGGCCAGCCGTGATCCGAGACAGCGGGGTCGAAGAGGCTATTCGGCAGGCACTGCAGCAGCGCTGA